Proteins from a genomic interval of Oncorhynchus mykiss isolate Arlee chromosome 21, USDA_OmykA_1.1, whole genome shotgun sequence:
- the LOC110500243 gene encoding interferon-related developmental regulator 1 yields the protein MPRSRKRSSRGGPHGAVQPFSDEDASIETLSHCSSFSDAMSVADEGGETGEETAQEDLQYKLNVFIDSAVDKSAKTRQGALDGLKAAMATRILYEFISDRRMTITDSIERCLKKGKGQEQCAAASLACLLCIQLGSGVESEEVFKTLKPIFKNILLDGAANIQTRQACATSLGLCTLVVEDDILDVYATMESFESLFMRSYVKEDGSRPSLNPQTTLLHTNALLSWALLLTICTGSQVKAVTRKHLPKLPRLLENDDVNMRIAAGETIALLFELARDMDPAFEYDDWEPLCDKLNSLATDCNKHRAKTDKRKQRSVFRDVLKAVEERDFQTETIRFSTERMTIDSWVRKRTYDAFREFVGSGMNYHLQANEFIRGVFELGPPVLVDTATLKSMKISRFERHLYNAAAFKARTKARNKFRDKRVDVGEF from the exons ATGCCAAGGTCCAGGAAGAGGAGTTCCAGGG GGGGGCCTCATGGAGCTGTGCAACCTTTCAGCGATGAGGATGCCTCCATCGAGACCCTCAGCCACTGCAGCAGCTTCAGTGATGCCATGAGTGTGGCAGACGAAG GAGGGGAAACAGGTGAGGAGACAGCCCAGGAGGATTTACAGTACAAGCTGAATGTTTTCATTGACAGCGCTGTGGATAAGAG TGCCAAGACCAGACAAGGAGCTCTGGATGGGCTGAAGGCTGCCATGGCAACTAGGATCCTGTACGAGTTCATTTCAGACAGGAGGATGACCATCACCGACAGCATTGAGCGCTGTCTCAAGAAAG GTAAAGGACAGGAGCAGTGTGCAGCAGCCTCCCTGGCCTGTCTGCTGTGTATTCAGCTGGGCTCAGGCGTTGAGAGCGAGGAGGTGTTCAAGACCCTCAAACCCATTTTCAAGAACATTCTGTTGGATGGAGCGGCCAACATCCAAACCAGACAAGCG TGCGCAACAAGTTTGGGCCTGTGCACTCTCGTGGTGGAAGATGACATCCTG GATGTGTATGCCACCATGGAGAGCTTTGAGAGTTTGTTCATGCGTTCCTATGTGAAGGAGGATGGGAGTCGCCCCTCTCTCAACCCCCAGACCACCCTGCTCCACACCAACGCCCTCCTCTCCTGGGCCCTGCTGCTCACAATCTGCACAGGCAGCCAGGTCAAAGCAGTCACACGCAA GCACCTGCCCAAACTACCCCGGTTGTTGGAGAATGATGATGTCAACATGAGGATAGCAGCGGGAGAGACCATCGCTCTGCTGTTTGAGCTGGCTAGGGATATGGACCCT GCGTTTGAGTATGATGACTGGGAGCCCCTGTGTGACAAGCTGAACTCTCTGGCCACCGACTGCAACAAACACCGTGCCAAGACTGACAAGAGGAAGCAGAGGTCTGTGTTCAGGGATGTGCTCAAGGCTGTGGAG gagAGGGACTTTCAGACTGAGACAATTCGTTTCAGCACTGAGCGTATGACCATCGACAGCTGGGTGAGGAAGAGGACATACGATGCCTTCAGGGAGTTTGTGGGCTCTGGTATGAATTACCACCTACAGGCCAATGAGTTTATTCGTGGTGTGTTTGAACTGGGACCACCCGTGCTGGTTGACACGGCCACACTTAAGTCCATGAAAATCTCCCGCTTCGAAAGG CATCTCTACAACGCAGCTGCATTCAAGGCTCGGACAAAGGCCAGGAACAAGTTCAGAGACAAGAGGGTTGACGTCGGGGAGTTTTAA